A stretch of the Methanobacterium veterum genome encodes the following:
- a CDS encoding flippase produces MSKARKIAKNTVFLFVSQIISYILAFFYMIYIARYLGADGFGILSFALAFTGIFSILADLGLNTLTVREIARDKSLTGKYFSNVVLIKIILAALTFGLVAVVINLMGYPQEVINVVYFVALYSILTSFYGIFNSIFQAYEEIEYQSIGQVLSNVLLFAGVLIGIYYGFSVLEFAFIFFISSVISLLYIFLVYIWKFPPYKMQLNWGFWKSAVKEALPFGLTGISGMIYTYIDSVMLSLFQGNEVVGWYNAAYRLILALLYVPITINTTLFPSMSQFHLSSRDSLNLITEKYFKLMVVTGIPMGAAVTILADNIIILIFGYGYQRSIIALQILIWTTVFTFIGAAFIRLLEATNRQLIVTKISAVCVVVNIALNLILIPTLSYVGASIATVVTEAILVGSVIMIGYKFGFGVSKNRIMEILLKVTASTLVMSVLLIYFKIINLLILAPFAVLAYLAVLYLINGIDDMDRYLFKQIIKRR; encoded by the coding sequence TTTATATGATCTATATAGCCCGTTATCTTGGGGCTGATGGTTTTGGAATTTTATCATTTGCACTTGCATTTACGGGTATATTCAGTATACTGGCAGATTTAGGTTTAAACACTTTAACCGTTAGAGAAATAGCGCGGGATAAATCATTAACAGGTAAATACTTCAGCAATGTAGTATTAATCAAGATAATTTTAGCTGCTTTAACATTTGGACTTGTGGCAGTAGTTATAAATTTAATGGGTTATCCTCAGGAAGTTATAAATGTTGTTTACTTTGTTGCGTTGTACAGCATATTAACTTCATTTTATGGAATTTTTAATTCCATATTCCAGGCTTATGAAGAAATAGAATATCAATCAATAGGACAGGTATTAAGCAATGTATTATTATTTGCTGGTGTTCTCATTGGAATATACTATGGATTCAGTGTTTTAGAGTTTGCTTTTATCTTTTTTATATCCAGTGTAATTAGTTTGCTCTATATTTTTCTTGTTTATATCTGGAAATTTCCACCTTACAAAATGCAACTTAACTGGGGTTTTTGGAAATCTGCAGTAAAAGAAGCATTACCATTTGGATTAACAGGAATCTCAGGTATGATATATACGTATATAGACTCGGTTATGCTTTCATTGTTTCAAGGGAATGAGGTAGTAGGCTGGTATAATGCAGCGTACAGGTTGATTCTTGCTTTGTTGTATGTCCCAATTACGATTAATACCACTCTTTTCCCATCAATGTCGCAATTTCATCTGTCTTCACGAGATTCATTGAATTTAATCACTGAAAAGTATTTTAAATTAATGGTTGTAACTGGAATTCCAATGGGGGCAGCTGTCACCATTTTAGCGGATAATATAATAATTTTGATATTTGGTTATGGATATCAACGCTCAATCATTGCTCTGCAGATACTTATATGGACCACAGTTTTTACTTTCATTGGAGCGGCATTTATTAGGTTATTAGAGGCTACAAACAGGCAGTTAATAGTTACCAAGATTTCGGCAGTGTGTGTAGTTGTAAACATTGCACTTAACTTAATTTTAATTCCAACACTTAGTTATGTGGGGGCCAGTATTGCAACAGTAGTGACAGAGGCCATTCTTGTTGGCAGTGTTATTATGATAGGGTATAAATTTGGTTTTGGGGTATCTAAAAATAGAATTATGGAAATACTATTAAAAGTAACAGCCAGTACTCTGGTTATGAGCGTACTCCTTATATATTTCAAGATCATTAATTTGTTAATTTTAGCACCTTTTGCTGTTTTAGCATATCTGGCAGTATTATACTTAATTAATGGAATTGATGATATGGATAGGTACTTATTTAAACAAATCATAAAAAGGAGATAA
- a CDS encoding glycosyltransferase family 2 protein, which produces MNYPHVSIVILNWNGWKDTLECLESVYKIKYPNYNIILLDNASNDESLEKIKGYLKGKIKVNSPFFDYSENKPIKFKEYLKDEIESLKDEHYMNKELILIENDKNYGFTEGNNIGIRYALDILNSDYILLLNNDTVVDNSFLDELVKVAEDDSQIGFVGPKVYYYDYKGRKDIINFAGGKQNLWKFKPSHIGYKEIDKGQYDANQEVDYIHGCCLLAKARMLKDIGLLDKEYVSYREENDWAIRGYINGWKSVYAYKSKMWHKIGGSTNRNANLFVDYLETKNRFLFVKKYSNNLQTLSFLLYFFVFDFWLISAIDLIYFKNLRRYKSFLNATKDGIKILRA; this is translated from the coding sequence ATGAATTATCCTCACGTTTCTATTGTCATTCTTAACTGGAATGGATGGAAAGATACATTAGAGTGTTTAGAATCAGTTTACAAAATTAAGTATCCCAATTATAACATCATTCTCCTTGATAATGCATCAAATGATGAATCTTTAGAAAAGATCAAAGGATATTTAAAGGGTAAAATAAAAGTAAACTCTCCCTTTTTTGATTATAGCGAAAATAAACCAATTAAATTTAAAGAATATCTAAAAGATGAAATAGAATCCCTGAAAGATGAACATTATATGAACAAGGAACTGATTCTTATCGAAAATGATAAAAATTATGGATTTACAGAGGGGAACAATATTGGAATTAGGTATGCTTTAGATATTTTAAATTCAGATTATATTCTGCTTTTAAATAATGATACTGTTGTTGATAATTCTTTTTTAGATGAATTAGTAAAAGTTGCTGAAGATGACTCTCAAATTGGGTTTGTAGGGCCAAAAGTTTATTATTATGATTACAAAGGAAGAAAAGATATTATAAATTTCGCTGGAGGAAAACAGAATTTATGGAAATTCAAACCAAGCCATATTGGTTACAAAGAAATTGATAAAGGACAATATGATGCAAATCAAGAGGTTGATTACATCCATGGATGCTGTTTACTTGCAAAGGCACGAATGCTTAAAGATATAGGCTTATTAGATAAAGAATACGTTTCTTATAGAGAAGAGAATGATTGGGCTATAAGGGGTTATATCAACGGTTGGAAATCGGTTTATGCTTATAAATCAAAAATGTGGCATAAAATAGGTGGTTCCACTAATAGAAACGCAAATTTGTTTGTTGATTATCTAGAAACTAAAAATAGGTTTTTATTTGTTAAAAAGTATAGTAACAACTTGCAAACTTTATCATTCTTATTATATTTCTTTGTTTTTGACTTCTGGCTTATCAGTGCTATTGATTTGATATATTTTAAAAATTTAAGACGTTATAAATCATTTTTAAATGCAACTAAAGATGGAATTAAAATTCTGAGAGCATAA
- a CDS encoding glycosyltransferase has protein sequence MIFSIVCVYNNEEILNDYLLKSLNNQTTDYELILIDNTQKKFKSAAEAFNQEGKKAKGKYIIFTHQDVDLCSNTFLNDLELILDSISNLGIAGAAGKSKEKVIISNIKEGIPPKFSGKIQIDTPVKVQTLDECLFIIPRNVFDMVQFDEKVCNGWHLYAVDYSLSVNEEGLDVYVVPAPIYHKSAGESFSKEYYGILKKLLNKHKKNYKIVYTTMGNWDSEYPLIIQKIFQRSIFYWTKFKKKF, from the coding sequence ATAATTTTTTCAATAGTTTGCGTTTATAATAATGAAGAAATTTTAAATGATTATTTACTCAAAAGCCTGAATAATCAAACTACTGATTATGAACTGATATTAATTGATAACACTCAAAAAAAGTTTAAATCCGCTGCAGAAGCATTTAATCAGGAAGGTAAGAAAGCAAAAGGTAAATATATAATTTTTACACATCAAGATGTAGATCTATGTTCAAACACGTTTTTAAATGATTTAGAACTAATTTTAGATTCTATATCAAATTTAGGCATTGCAGGAGCCGCAGGAAAATCTAAAGAAAAGGTAATTATAAGTAATATCAAAGAAGGAATACCTCCAAAGTTTTCTGGAAAAATACAAATCGACACACCTGTTAAAGTACAAACACTTGATGAATGTCTTTTTATAATACCAAGAAATGTTTTTGATATGGTTCAATTCGACGAAAAAGTATGTAATGGCTGGCATTTATATGCTGTAGATTATAGTTTAAGCGTTAATGAGGAGGGACTGGATGTTTATGTAGTTCCAGCTCCTATATATCATAAATCTGCAGGAGAATCCTTTTCAAAGGAATATTATGGCATATTAAAAAAATTATTGAATAAACATAAAAAAAACTATAAAATAGTTTATACTACTATGGGAAACTGGGATTCAGAATATCCTTTAATTATACAAAAAATTTTTCAAAGATCGATTTTTTACTGGACAAAGTTTAAAAAGAAATTTTAA